From the genome of Gemmatimonadota bacterium:
ATCTAGCCGGGAGGCGCGCCGGGTTCAAACGCCGGGCGCCCCGCGCCCCCATGGAGACTTGCCCGAGCGGTCCCGCGGCACCAAGCGAGTGCAGCGCCCGGCCGCGCTCACATTTGGCGTCAGCGCCCCAACAGCTCCTGGATTCGGCTGTGTAGCTGGTTGATCTGGAAGGGCTTGGGCAGCACGCTGGACTTGGGCGGCGCCGGCGGCAGCCGGCCGTCCTTCACCCCGCCGGTCAGCAGCAGGACGGGCAGGTCCGCCCACTGGTCGCAGAGCTGGGCGAGTAGCGGCGCGGCCGATCCACCCGAGAGGTCCAGGTCCAGGATCAGGAGGTCGAAGAAGTGGGACCGGAG
Proteins encoded in this window:
- a CDS encoding response regulator; translated protein: MHEQPSTWRVLVVDDEPAVRRVVSRHLERCGIEVVEASAADGVLAQLRSHFFDLLILDLDLSGGSAAPLLAQLCDQWADLPVLLLTGGVKDGRLPPAPPKSSVLPKPFQINQLHSRIQELLGR